AACCAccaaattttacataaatacaTTAATCTAATCTGGCCTAAAATGCCACATTATAGCTTTCAACACCAGCACATTGTTaacaaaattgttttttttttgggcgaGATTAATAAATTGGATATAATAGGTTAATTAACATACGGGGTTTCTAGAAGTAACAGATATAGAATAGACAGAATAAAAGTAGTggggttatattaaaaaaaaaaggacaaaTTCATTCGGaaagattaaattttaaaaagagcAAATTGAATGGGACGGAGTAGTTACCGTATGTATGAGGATTGGACATGATCTGCATGTAACCTTGGAAGGCATCACAGAATACAAACTGAGCATCATTAAGCTGCAAATTAAGATCAATTATCCGATCATTTAAAAGCTGATTATGCTGTGTAATCAGCTGATTGATCTCATTAACACAGCCCCTGCTTCTTCTTCTGTTCCTTCCAGTAAGAAAATACCAGTTTACAACAGATCTTGGAGCACAACCAAGAGGATAAACTCCCATTACAACAACCTTCCTTACACCTCCATCATAGAGATCTCTTAAGGCATTCGTCATCTCGTCCACCAACATCCTTGGAATCATCTGAATGTTACCGTTGTAGTTTGAGGGGAGAGATGCATTTTCAAAGAGGAAGTTGATGTAGTCATCTTTACCCAAGGACATGTAGAAAACAGATGAGCTGAGAAAGTTTTGGGTTTCTACTTGACCAAGTTGTAACTGTAAGAGTTGGATAGTCTCAAATGCTTGCCTTAATTGCTGGTTGAGGGACTGGAAAGTCGGGCCGTTTGATCGGGCTAGGATTGTGGCTTGAGCTGACCCATAGTTGATTCCGTTTAGTATGCCCTCAATTGTGCCATTTTGGTCGTGCAATGTAGGTATTGCAGGCAAATTCATCTTCTTAGCTGCATGGTAACTTGGTTCATTAGCTATGAGAATGCACTGACCCAACTTTTAATAAAGGTTGAAAACAATGGTAGTTTCATGTATGAACATTATTTGGAATCAAAATTTTCCAAATGATCGGAAAATTTGTAAATAGTACTCTCAATTATTACTTATTGACTCAAAAAACCTCTAACTTATTATGTATCTTTGTATACCACAAGTATTGGAATACATAATGTTGAACACTATGcatattattttggaaaaattaactAGAACAATTTaacctttttatgattttcgtGCAATAATTTCCTATTGATTAAccttgaataatcccaactttagggaTTATTTGCCTAGGGTAAACTTGATAAGCCGATGatctgctatagtaggtaattcaccaaaaaacgTAAACTgagaattaatgtaaaattagagaaaaattttaaaattcacatgaaaaaattccaaataattaaaagaatcagaaatttttttaatatttttttcacattttttttcgacattttattttaatttatctttttttaaaaaaaataaacttgctAAAGTCATGGAGTTACCGGGTTTACTCCAGGAAAATACCctttaaaattgagattattcatggctAATCAATAAATGGGATTATTGttagaaaatcatgaaaaaattggattattttatgtaatttttcctattattttcaatcaattattTTGAGTATCTTGAGTTAATAAGCAACAGTTGAGGTTCTTAATACCGTAGGTTTGAAGTTTTATAAGGTAAAAAATAACAGTTGTGAATATTTTGAGTCATTAAGCAAAGATTGAGAGCATTATTTATAAACTTttcaattatataattaaaattaccgATGTCCGATATAAACCGATAATTACTTGCCCTTACCTAGCAAAATCATTAGCAATTGACATCACAAAGTCAAACCATCAAATGAAATTATAAGGAAAAAGATATCCACAAGCATCTATAATATACGCTGATTATCAAGTTACAAAAATTTACCAAAAATATAGCAATATCAAGATATCCACCTAAAATTTTGAAGATAATTATGCAGAAAACGAATTGAAAAGTTTTCCAACGATAGAATATTTGATTAATCAAGAGTAAAATAACATGAAATTTGTAAAATCATTAAAACTCACATTAAAAACaagaatgaaaataatgaaaagcAAAGACATGCCAAGATAAAAAGGAATAAGATGGGCATTAGAGCAAGGAAACAAGGAAAGATGATGACTAAGAACAGGGTAAAACCTAGAATTTCCATCACAATCGACTGAAGAATCACCTATCACAAAAAGTGCTCGATTTTCcaataatgaagaagaagaagaagaagaagaagaagaagaagaagaagaagaagaagaagaagaagaagaagaagaagaagaagaagaagaagaagaagaagaagaagaagaagaatcgATTGTGTTATCAAGACAACCCAGAAAAGAATCCGAAGAGTGATAAAGCCTAAAGGCGAGAACGAAAAAGAGGGTGGTAAGCACAGCTATACAAATCACGAATAATGAAACTAAATAAGTTGATGAATCCAATTTATAGACATTTCTCAATGATATTCTCATTTCTTTTACCTTACTTTCTATGATTGCTCACAAGTTGTTTGGTGATCACAGAAATATGGGCGGGAATGTAAGAAGATGAACAAAGAAGAAAGTAAGTTtgccactttgggtttttcaacCAACTTTTAAAACTCATTTTCCCTCCTTAAGCttttgcattttatttttgttccacgacttcatttaaaaattaattgtatattttttttttaatttcatctttacgttttatgtttttttaaatgttattatctGCAAAAGATCAATTTCattctatattataatattagtttgattaaactaatacactaatttgatttgattgattaatatatatatatatatattttttttaacatttatgTGGGGGTAATTGATTGAGATTGTAAATAATATCTTATTCATATTTGATAtctaattttatgtaaatatgcAATCACCCTTAAACATTTTTAACGGGAATATTTGGAATGACATTGTTGTTGATTTCTCATTCTGTTTATTATTAACACTCTCACCTTCcctgttaaaaaaatttaatttaatcatatcatatcatataatactataaaaaagttgaaaaattctaagtatcaTCCTCTAAGATGATATGacaaatgaaaattttcattgaATGAAAAATAACCTCATGACATATTAATTtgagtaatttttatttaataataatatgactataaatggtaaatgaataaattaaaatatatataataataattaaggaaataaaatggaaaatttCATCGTTAATTTTTGGC
The sequence above is drawn from the Amaranthus tricolor cultivar Red isolate AtriRed21 chromosome 5, ASM2621246v1, whole genome shotgun sequence genome and encodes:
- the LOC130814220 gene encoding GDSL esterase/lipase At1g71250-like yields the protein MSITALVFIIINGLTGFSSSENTNPHSSSMFVESKQTNINKNNPLTLRSRSIFVMGDSSVDCGDNTLFYPVLRHNLSLFPCSNGSKSTLIHHFLAKKMNLPAIPTLHDQNGTIEGILNGINYGSAQATILARSNGPTFQSLNQQLRQAFETIQLLQLQLGQVETQNFLSSSVFYMSLGKDDYINFLFENASLPSNYNGNIQMIPRMLVDEMTNALRDLYDGGVRKVVVMGVYPLGCAPRSVVNWYFLTGRNRRRSRGCVNEINQLITQHNQLLNDRIIDLNLQLNDAQFVFCDAFQGYMQIMSNPHTYGIEEVKGACCGRGWHGAAEGCHKMKNACNQTSTHLWWDFYNPTHAVNSLLADSAWSGQPLGDICHPLSIQGLVEYRI